The DNA segment CCGGAAGCCCGAGTCGAGGTCTACGGCTGGTGACCTGGCGAGCCGAGCGTCGCGCTGGCGTCAGCGGCGATGCGCGGCAAAGGCCAGGCGGGGGACGCTGACCCGTCCCCGGGGGACGCTCCGTCGGCCGAGGCCGCGCCCGACCGCCCAAAGGGTCCAGAATCGTTGACGTGGCTCGCCGTGGCGCGCTCGAAGCGTGATCTGCCCGGCGGCGTCGGAGGGTTGCGCCGGGCCCTCGTAAGATATCTGGTGTCGATCGCAGAGCCGTTGGTTCCGGAGCCCGCGATCAAAGACTGGTCCCAGGTGTCCACGAATCTATAATCAATATCGTGATCGTGCCCGAATGGTCGGCAGCGAGCGAAAGTCGTTTTGACAGTCGTCCCAGGCGCGTCGCGGGGAGGTCGTAGCAGATGCCGAGGATCCAGGACATCGCGAGCAAGGGACCTGATTTGATCGAGATTCCCTCGATCCCGTGGCTCGCTCGCGCGATCAATCCTGGCCTGATTCGAGGGGGTGTATACCTCCTGGCCGGCGAGCCCGGAATCGGGAAGACGACGCTGGCCATTCAGCTGCTCGGAGAGCTGGCGCATCAGAATCGGAAGGTTCTTTATTTGACGACCGAGCAGGGATTGGGTGATCTAAAGCGTGCGGTCAATCGCATTCATGGGCGACCCGGCTTACCCCTGTCACCGGCGATCCTGAACAACTTTTTTCTCGACGACACCGTGGAAGATCTTGACAGCTTGCCGCGGTTTCTGGCGCGACGGGTGCTCACGGCCGGGGAGGAGTATTACGGAGTCGAAACCATCGTCCTGGATTCGGTCCAAGGACGCGGGCTCTCTGCCTCGGCCACGCGGAAGTACCGAGCGCTTTACGAGTTTGCAGAGAATGCGAAGGCGCAAGGTCTGATCACGGTTTTGATCGGGCACGTTACGAAAAAGGGGCAGATCGCAGGGCCGAAGGATCTGGAGCACAACGTCGATTGCATCATGTACGTCCGTCGAGCCTTTCGGCTTCGGCCATTCTTCGTACCCAAGAACCGCTTCGGACCGGCGCTGCTCGATCCTCTCGTCCTTATGATGGATGACCGAGGCCGTCTCATGGAATCACCGCATACGTCGGCCCGAAGCAGTGCGGTCTATGGATATGCCGGAGTCGGAGACGAACTGGCCGAGGGGCAGGCGTCGGTCAGCCTGCCAAGGTACGGAGCCCGCCCCGAACTCAACGCGCCGTTCCTTCCCGGAAAGAAGGTCCGACAACTGCTGAGCGTGTTGAGCAGCCTCAAAGAGGTCGACTTGACCGACCTTTCTTACGAGATCAACTGTTATGTTCCCCGTCAGCAACGATACCGTGAAGAGCTAGATCTGCCGATCGCCCTGGCGTTGCTCAGTTCGTACCTCCACAAGCCGGTGCCGCCCGATACGCTGTTTGTCGGTGAGCTCGACCTCACTCGCCGCGTGCGCCCGCCCGAGCCAGCCTATCTTGCTGCCCTGGCACAGCTCGTCAGCGGGCCCCAGCGGGGCCGAGTGAAGCGGGTCTACATGTCGCGGGAATGCGCGGAGAGATTCGGCGCGATGAAACCCGATGGACAGGGAACGCCGATCGGCCAGCAGATCGAGATAACACCTGTCGAGGACCTGGAGGATCTCTTGCGGGCTCTGTGGCCCGACCTGTTTCCCTCCAGGTGAGAGATGCCGCCGCCGGCGGTGCCACGGACTGCTCACGACTTTATCCTGTATTACTACGCGAAGCTCATCATCGCTCCGGCAGCGGGCGAGAAGGACAATTATCGGTTCATTATGGATCGCTACCGGCGGCTGAAGGACGGCGAGCTGAGAATGTCGGACTATGATCGTGAGATCGAGCGCCAGTCCCAGCAAAGCGGAGCTTGCGCATTCTGCAGACGCCGCGGGCCTACGGCCCCCATGGAAATCATTCCACGTAGACTCGGAGGCCCGGTCGGCGTCCATAACCTCGTGTACGCGTGCGCTGGTTGCCACGAGTCGCGCGGCGACCGGGAACTGTTTGAGTGGTGGTGTGATGTCCTTGGCCGGGACAAGGATGAGCTTCCGCGCATTCCGGCCGGCCTGTTTTTGAAAATGTCGTACGAAAAACATGCGGTCGAGTTCAGGCTCCAGCGGCGGTGTCGGAGTATTCGTGACCTCTGGCCGTGACGGGACAGACGACTAGAAGGCCGCCGTCGTCGCCTACGGCTGGCGGAGCGAGGT comes from the Dehalococcoidia bacterium genome and includes:
- a CDS encoding AAA family ATPase; the encoded protein is MPRIQDIASKGPDLIEIPSIPWLARAINPGLIRGGVYLLAGEPGIGKTTLAIQLLGELAHQNRKVLYLTTEQGLGDLKRAVNRIHGRPGLPLSPAILNNFFLDDTVEDLDSLPRFLARRVLTAGEEYYGVETIVLDSVQGRGLSASATRKYRALYEFAENAKAQGLITVLIGHVTKKGQIAGPKDLEHNVDCIMYVRRAFRLRPFFVPKNRFGPALLDPLVLMMDDRGRLMESPHTSARSSAVYGYAGVGDELAEGQASVSLPRYGARPELNAPFLPGKKVRQLLSVLSSLKEVDLTDLSYEINCYVPRQQRYREELDLPIALALLSSYLHKPVPPDTLFVGELDLTRRVRPPEPAYLAALAQLVSGPQRGRVKRVYMSRECAERFGAMKPDGQGTPIGQQIEITPVEDLEDLLRALWPDLFPSR